Proteins encoded in a region of the Streptomyces sp. NBC_01471 genome:
- a CDS encoding S8 family serine peptidase produces MPPRPVQLPAAAALVALLAGAATVAGAAAPAAADDSPTLPAVSSAPPSAGGCVRPSKKHSDLTPWPQRYIAPSRAWPSARGAGVTVAVVDTGVDTGGAPALAGRVKAGPDVVSGGTAGKDCIGHGTFVAGIVAAGQKSGVGFAGVAPDARILAVRVTGADGSATADKVAAGIRAAVTGGARVVDVPLALNRGSASLTSAVRDAARHNVLVVAPAYGSSNLSQDAAPAAYPAALPGVLAVAGLAPGGGPDQKAAPATAPDIAAPGTSLMSIGPGGSGNFSGSGADLATGFVAGTAALVDSYRPGLTAQQLTDRLISTAYPAAGDQSLTGAGTVDPAGAVTAVLPTSAPRPTRPEPAPQLAASTGHSAHAGAVAVAGGAAGLVALTAFLAVVLPRARRRGWRPGV; encoded by the coding sequence ATGCCGCCCCGTCCCGTACAACTCCCGGCCGCAGCCGCCCTCGTCGCGCTCCTCGCGGGCGCGGCCACCGTCGCGGGAGCGGCAGCTCCCGCCGCCGCCGACGACTCCCCGACGCTGCCCGCCGTGTCCTCCGCCCCGCCCTCGGCGGGCGGCTGTGTCCGGCCGTCGAAGAAGCACTCCGACCTGACTCCGTGGCCGCAGCGGTACATCGCGCCCTCCCGGGCCTGGCCGTCCGCGCGCGGCGCGGGGGTGACCGTCGCCGTGGTCGACACCGGGGTCGACACCGGCGGGGCGCCCGCGCTGGCCGGGCGGGTGAAGGCCGGGCCCGATGTCGTGTCGGGCGGGACCGCGGGGAAGGACTGCATCGGGCACGGCACGTTCGTCGCGGGGATCGTCGCGGCCGGGCAGAAGTCCGGCGTCGGGTTCGCAGGGGTCGCTCCCGACGCGCGGATCCTGGCGGTCCGGGTGACCGGCGCGGACGGGTCGGCGACCGCCGACAAGGTGGCTGCCGGTATCCGGGCGGCGGTAACGGGCGGGGCACGAGTGGTGGATGTGCCGCTCGCGCTGAACCGCGGCAGCGCCTCGCTCACCTCGGCCGTACGGGACGCGGCGCGGCACAACGTGCTGGTCGTGGCCCCGGCGTACGGGAGCAGCAACCTGTCCCAGGACGCGGCCCCGGCCGCCTATCCGGCAGCGCTGCCCGGCGTGCTGGCCGTCGCCGGTCTCGCCCCCGGGGGCGGCCCCGACCAGAAGGCCGCGCCCGCGACGGCTCCCGACATCGCGGCTCCCGGCACCAGCCTCATGAGCATCGGCCCCGGCGGAAGCGGGAACTTCAGCGGCAGCGGCGCCGACCTGGCTACCGGTTTCGTGGCGGGTACGGCCGCTCTGGTGGACAGTTACCGTCCCGGTCTGACCGCCCAGCAGCTCACGGACCGGCTGATCTCGACGGCGTACCCGGCGGCGGGCGACCAGTCGCTGACGGGCGCCGGAACGGTCGATCCGGCGGGCGCGGTGACGGCCGTACTGCCCACGTCCGCGCCCCGCCCCACGCGCCCCGAGCCCGCCCCGCAACTCGCGGCCAGTACCGGGCACAGCGCCCACGCGGGTGCGGTCGCGGTGGCCGGTGGCGCGGCGGGGCTCGTCGCGCTGACGGCATTCCTCGCGGTGGTACTCCCGCGCGCCCGGCGCCGGGGCTGGCGCCCCGGGGTCTGA
- a CDS encoding DUF3592 domain-containing protein: MGPEQGSISVMAFGLLFAVVGGVSLFKARWLRRHGARAHGTVVRLARTSGEGGTSYHPVVQYRTGNGQTMEVRSSQGRSRRSSLSAGTPVTVHYDPAKPQRMAIDGYSGGGGMVAFCVFGAVIFVMGMRVLLSTVA; the protein is encoded by the coding sequence ATGGGTCCAGAGCAGGGGTCGATATCCGTCATGGCGTTCGGCCTGCTCTTCGCGGTCGTGGGCGGGGTGAGCCTGTTCAAGGCGCGTTGGCTGCGGCGCCACGGGGCGCGGGCACACGGCACCGTCGTCCGGCTGGCCAGGACTTCCGGTGAGGGCGGGACGTCCTACCACCCGGTGGTGCAGTACCGGACCGGAAACGGCCAGACGATGGAGGTCAGGTCCTCGCAAGGGAGAAGCCGGCGGAGCAGCCTCAGCGCAGGCACGCCCGTCACCGTCCACTACGACCCGGCCAAGCCGCAGCGGATGGCCATCGACGGCTACTCCGGCGGAGGCGGCATGGTCGCCTTCTGCGTCTTCGGGGCCGTGATCTTCGTGATGGGCATGCGGGTGCTGTTGTCGACGGTGGCGTGA
- a CDS encoding right-handed parallel beta-helix repeat-containing protein, which translates to MARHLIVVDPAGAGDHRTIGEALNAARGGSVISVRAGRYEENLVVTKLVTVVAHEPGGAVEIAPRSGSAVQVLAEAVKLSGLRLVAGGGGDEDEPVVDVPRGQAALEECEVFGNSWTALLSRDEGSLAIRDTTVSNPAGAGIVDLSPRTSVVEHCVLERLGSSGIVLGEDAATEVRGCTVRDAGGNGVLANGRARGTFTDVTVERTVKPGVAVEENATTRFTRVRADDCVTGFHISTAAQTVLTDCAATGATTHGVTLSGATDPEITGLRVDRPGGHGIAVTGRSRGTITDARISGARSAGVLVQDGSSTVLIRTGVAGGAADGVLLTGACTARLDRVAVTGAAGHGIVVAGGADPVLRRVEVSDTGGHGIDVRDGARGRAEACTVTSAGGCGIRAGEARPSFQGTVVRSAARAGLSVLAGGAVSLVDCEIEGPGTDGLEADGAGAELTAVRVRVRGAGRHGVNVGAEATAELTECVFAAGGGDGLRTVSGLRVRAAGCTVTGNKGAGVRRGSTAGELVLDRLTSEENGEPDITGGADGPEGAPGDPRGPLARLDELVGLRAVKEQVATLVNLNRLAERRREAGLPVPATARHLVFAGPPGTGKTSVARLYGSILAALGVLRSGHLVEVARADLVAKVVGGTAIKTTEVFEQALGGVLFIDEAYALTQGGSSGGGADFGREAVDTLVKLMEDHRDDVVVIAAGYSSEMHTFLASNPGLASRFNRTVEFENYTVPELITIVRLLCEQNRYSLGEETERALAVRFERMHKDASFGNARAARKVFEELIDRQALRLAAMPEVSEEDLTTLHPSDVGDQAAAAIGAGESGPGDTARLDAIMAELSSLVGLDDAKSQVQDLVNLLATARRRRAAGLPAPSVGHHLVFTGPPGTGKTSVARLYGELLGALGVLPRGQLVEVARADLVGRYVGHTAQLTQEVFARARGGVLFVDEAYALTPAGGSGSDFGQEAVDTLVKLMEDHRDDTAVVVAGYEREMDRFLGSNPGLGSRFSRRVTFGAYSAEHLVEIVRRQCERDGYDCAPETVVRLRQLFEEVPRDENFGNARFARKVLESMMTRQAGRLSRDPGAGAAALRMLLPEDLVV; encoded by the coding sequence ATCGCACCGCGCAGCGGCAGCGCCGTACAGGTGCTCGCGGAGGCCGTGAAGCTCTCCGGCCTGCGGCTGGTCGCGGGCGGGGGCGGCGACGAGGACGAGCCGGTGGTCGATGTGCCGCGAGGTCAGGCGGCCCTGGAGGAGTGCGAGGTGTTCGGCAACTCCTGGACCGCGCTGCTCTCCAGGGACGAGGGCTCGCTCGCCATCCGTGACACCACCGTGAGCAATCCGGCGGGCGCGGGGATCGTCGACCTGTCTCCGCGTACGAGCGTCGTCGAGCACTGTGTGCTGGAACGGCTCGGCAGTTCGGGGATCGTGCTGGGCGAGGACGCGGCCACCGAGGTGCGCGGCTGCACGGTCCGGGACGCCGGGGGCAACGGGGTCCTGGCCAACGGCCGGGCGCGCGGCACCTTCACCGATGTCACCGTGGAGCGGACCGTGAAACCCGGTGTCGCCGTGGAGGAGAACGCCACGACGCGGTTCACCCGGGTACGGGCCGACGACTGCGTGACCGGCTTCCACATATCGACGGCCGCGCAGACCGTACTGACCGACTGCGCGGCCACCGGGGCCACCACGCACGGCGTCACCCTGTCGGGCGCCACCGACCCCGAGATCACCGGGCTGCGGGTCGACCGGCCCGGCGGTCACGGCATCGCGGTCACCGGGCGCTCACGCGGCACGATCACCGACGCCCGGATCAGCGGCGCCCGTTCGGCCGGCGTGCTCGTCCAGGACGGCTCGTCCACCGTGCTGATCCGCACCGGGGTGGCCGGAGGCGCGGCGGACGGCGTCCTGCTCACCGGTGCCTGCACCGCCCGGCTGGACCGGGTCGCGGTGACGGGCGCGGCCGGGCACGGGATCGTCGTAGCGGGCGGCGCGGACCCGGTGCTGCGCCGGGTCGAGGTGTCGGACACCGGCGGGCACGGCATCGACGTACGGGACGGGGCCCGCGGCAGGGCCGAGGCGTGCACGGTGACGTCGGCGGGCGGCTGCGGCATCCGCGCCGGGGAGGCCCGGCCCTCGTTCCAGGGCACGGTCGTACGGTCCGCGGCACGGGCCGGTCTGTCGGTCCTGGCAGGCGGCGCCGTCTCGCTGGTCGACTGCGAGATCGAGGGGCCCGGCACGGACGGGCTCGAAGCGGACGGCGCCGGGGCGGAGCTGACGGCGGTCCGGGTGCGGGTGCGCGGTGCGGGGCGGCACGGGGTGAACGTCGGGGCGGAGGCGACCGCCGAGCTGACGGAGTGCGTCTTCGCCGCGGGCGGCGGGGACGGACTGCGGACGGTGAGCGGGCTGCGGGTGCGCGCCGCCGGGTGCACGGTCACCGGGAACAAGGGCGCGGGCGTACGCCGCGGGTCCACCGCGGGCGAGCTGGTACTGGACCGGCTGACCAGCGAGGAGAACGGCGAGCCCGACATCACGGGCGGAGCCGACGGGCCGGAGGGCGCCCCCGGCGACCCGCGGGGCCCGCTGGCCCGGCTGGACGAACTGGTGGGCCTGCGCGCCGTGAAGGAGCAGGTGGCCACCCTGGTCAATCTCAACCGGCTGGCCGAACGGCGCCGTGAGGCGGGGCTGCCCGTCCCGGCCACCGCACGCCATCTGGTGTTCGCGGGCCCGCCCGGCACCGGCAAGACATCGGTGGCCCGGCTGTACGGGAGCATCCTCGCGGCGCTGGGGGTCCTGCGGTCCGGCCATCTGGTCGAGGTGGCCCGCGCCGACCTGGTGGCGAAGGTCGTCGGCGGCACCGCGATCAAGACCACCGAGGTCTTCGAACAGGCTCTGGGCGGTGTGCTGTTCATCGACGAGGCGTACGCGCTGACCCAGGGCGGCTCCTCGGGCGGCGGGGCGGACTTCGGGCGGGAGGCGGTCGACACGCTGGTGAAACTGATGGAGGACCACCGGGACGACGTGGTGGTCATCGCGGCCGGCTACTCCTCCGAGATGCACACCTTCCTGGCCTCCAACCCGGGGCTGGCGTCGCGCTTCAACCGCACGGTCGAGTTCGAGAACTACACGGTCCCCGAGCTGATCACCATCGTCCGGCTGCTGTGCGAGCAGAACCGCTACTCGCTGGGCGAGGAGACCGAGCGGGCGCTGGCCGTGCGCTTCGAGCGGATGCACAAGGACGCCTCGTTCGGCAACGCGCGCGCGGCCCGCAAGGTCTTCGAGGAGCTGATCGACCGGCAGGCGCTGCGGCTCGCCGCCATGCCGGAGGTCTCCGAGGAGGACCTCACGACGCTGCACCCGTCGGACGTGGGCGACCAGGCAGCGGCGGCGATCGGCGCCGGTGAGAGCGGACCGGGCGACACGGCCAGGCTCGACGCGATCATGGCGGAACTGTCGTCGCTGGTGGGCCTCGACGACGCCAAGTCGCAGGTGCAGGACCTGGTCAATCTGCTGGCGACGGCCCGCAGGCGGCGGGCGGCCGGACTGCCCGCCCCCTCGGTCGGCCACCACCTGGTCTTCACCGGCCCGCCCGGCACCGGCAAGACATCGGTGGCGCGGCTGTACGGGGAACTCCTCGGCGCCCTCGGGGTGCTGCCGCGCGGCCAGCTGGTCGAGGTGGCACGGGCGGACCTGGTGGGCCGCTACGTGGGGCACACCGCCCAGCTCACCCAGGAGGTCTTCGCGCGGGCGCGCGGCGGTGTGCTCTTCGTCGACGAGGCGTACGCACTGACCCCGGCGGGCGGCTCGGGCTCGGACTTCGGCCAGGAGGCGGTCGACACCCTGGTGAAGCTGATGGAGGACCACCGGGACGACACCGCGGTGGTGGTCGCGGGGTACGAGCGCGAAATGGACCGCTTCCTCGGCTCCAACCCCGGCCTGGGCTCCCGTTTCTCACGCCGGGTGACCTTCGGCGCGTACTCGGCGGAACATCTGGTGGAGATCGTGCGGCGCCAGTGCGAACGCGACGGGTACGACTGCGCGCCGGAGACGGTGGTGCGGCTGAGGCAGCTCTTCGAAGAGGTGCCGCGCGACGAGAACTTCGGGAACGCGCGGTTCGCGCGCAAGGTGCTGGAGTCGATGATGACGCGGCAGGCGGGACGGCTGAGCCGGGATCCCGGCGCGGGAGCCGCCGCGCTGCGGATGCTGCTGCCGGAGGACTTGGTGGTGTGA